A part of Osmerus mordax isolate fOsmMor3 chromosome 10, fOsmMor3.pri, whole genome shotgun sequence genomic DNA contains:
- the josd1 gene encoding josephin-1 isoform X2, with protein sequence MGSAPCSGGKARAVGGLQDLGCMPWKATPPPAIYHEKQRRELCALHALNNVFQDRAAFSRDTLQDIYQRLSPGTLVTPHKKSMLGNGNYDVNVIMAALQTRGFEAVWWDKRRDVASIALTNVTGFILNVPSNLRWGPLRLPLKRQHWIGVREVGGVYYNLDSKLRSPHTIGNPDELRKFLRHQLRGKNCELLLVVSEDVEVHQTWRSEGCPTSQ encoded by the exons ATGGGGAGTGCTCCATGTTCCGGAGGGAAGGCGAGGGCAGTTGGGGGGCTGCAGGACCTAGGCTGTATGCCTTGGAAG GCTACACCCCCTCCAGCTATTTACCACGAGAAGCAACGCCGGGAGTTGTGTGCTCTGCATGCTCTCAATAACGTCTTCCAAGACAGGGCAGCTTTCAGCAGAGACACATTGCAGGACATTtaccagag ACTCTCCCCCGGCACCCTGGTGACACCTCATAAGAagagcatgctgggaaatgGGAACTATGACGTGAACGTCATCATGGCGGCCCTGCAGACTCGGGGGTTTGAGGCCGTGTGGTGGGATAAAAGAAG AGATGTGGCCAGTATAGCTCTCACCAACGTGACAGGCTTTATCCTCAATGTGCCGTCCAACCTGCGTTGGGGACCTCTCCGTCTTCCTCTCAAACGCCAGCACTGGATTGGTGTACGAGAGGTGGGTGGGGTCTACTACAACCTGGACTCCAAACTGCGCAGCCCACACACCATCGGGAACCCTGATGAGCTCAG GAAGTTCTTGCGTCACCAGCTGAGAGGGAAGAACTGTGAACTGCTATTGGTTGTCTCTGAGGATGTGGAGGTTCACCAAACCTGGAGGTCGGAGGGCTGCCCGACCAGCCAATGA
- the josd1 gene encoding josephin-1 isoform X1, producing the protein MGSAPCSGGKARAVGGLQDLGCMPWKVSKQKGEGGGDVEGPGGGEEKSDLRPYLSPAQATPPPAIYHEKQRRELCALHALNNVFQDRAAFSRDTLQDIYQRLSPGTLVTPHKKSMLGNGNYDVNVIMAALQTRGFEAVWWDKRRDVASIALTNVTGFILNVPSNLRWGPLRLPLKRQHWIGVREVGGVYYNLDSKLRSPHTIGNPDELRKFLRHQLRGKNCELLLVVSEDVEVHQTWRSEGCPTSQ; encoded by the exons ATGGGGAGTGCTCCATGTTCCGGAGGGAAGGCGAGGGCAGTTGGGGGGCTGCAGGACCTAGGCTGTATGCCTTGGAAGGTCAGCAaacagaaaggggagggagggggtgatgtTGAGGgtccagggggaggggaagagaagtcAGACCTGAGGCCATACCTCTCTCCTGCCCAGGCTACACCCCCTCCAGCTATTTACCACGAGAAGCAACGCCGGGAGTTGTGTGCTCTGCATGCTCTCAATAACGTCTTCCAAGACAGGGCAGCTTTCAGCAGAGACACATTGCAGGACATTtaccagag ACTCTCCCCCGGCACCCTGGTGACACCTCATAAGAagagcatgctgggaaatgGGAACTATGACGTGAACGTCATCATGGCGGCCCTGCAGACTCGGGGGTTTGAGGCCGTGTGGTGGGATAAAAGAAG AGATGTGGCCAGTATAGCTCTCACCAACGTGACAGGCTTTATCCTCAATGTGCCGTCCAACCTGCGTTGGGGACCTCTCCGTCTTCCTCTCAAACGCCAGCACTGGATTGGTGTACGAGAGGTGGGTGGGGTCTACTACAACCTGGACTCCAAACTGCGCAGCCCACACACCATCGGGAACCCTGATGAGCTCAG GAAGTTCTTGCGTCACCAGCTGAGAGGGAAGAACTGTGAACTGCTATTGGTTGTCTCTGAGGATGTGGAGGTTCACCAAACCTGGAGGTCGGAGGGCTGCCCGACCAGCCAATGA